A stretch of the Candidatus Curtissbacteria bacterium genome encodes the following:
- the rpoB gene encoding DNA-directed RNA polymerase subunit beta gives MQRISWGKPITAKLPPLDLVEVQRESFAKFLEKGISDVLAEVSPIDDFTAKNFTLTFGNYSFGKAKRTPEEAIEKGVTYDLPIKVEATVLNKQTGQKISQEVFLCDLPMMLEKGSFIVNGIERAVVNQLVRAPGVYYSAEIDPSTGKILYSCEIRPLLGSWLEFAITKNDILTVKIDRRRKFPVTTFLRAIGFGTNEQIWELFNFVKDEEFRNVLENTFAKDPTANQDEALLEIYRRMRPGDHVILDNAKVLLENMFFSPRRYSLGKVGRYKVEKRLAPIKKKIGKEENRTGEEAYTLSAEDFVASIAYLFELVAKRGKVDDIDHLGNRRVRRVGELVSQNAFRVGILRLERVIRERMSLTPTDTTPTPSSLINARPVISAVNEFFRSSQLSTILDQTNPLSELDNLRRLTVMGTGGIARERAAFSIRDINHSQYSRICPIRSPEGPNIGLVTYMSLYAKINEYGFLEAPYRKVEKDQNGKGRVTDEIVYLAADDEEDYYITHAQVPLDGKGYFVEDRLPVRYKGEFTTAPQNVVDYIDVIPRQITGTSAALIPFLAHDEANRALMGTHMQCQAVPLISPNSPVVGTGMEEVVGKNMGRVSIAEGDGEVTYADSKKVVYTIKDGNNSREITIPIQKFLRSPQSTCYSQKPIVTVGQKVKRGDVLVDGPATQNGELALGQNLTIAYMSFDGLGYEDSIVISDKLFKEDVLTSIHIEEYETSVVETKLGPEETTRDIPNVSEEDLRNLDENGIVVVGAEVGQNDILVGKIAPKGETELTAEERLLRAIFGEKAREVRDTSLRMSHGEKGTVIDVKILSREKGDELEHGAISKIYVKVAQMRKVVVGDKLAGRHGNKGVISKIVAAQDMPYLSDGTPVDIIISPLSVLSRMNLGQLLEAHLGLAVDKLNYKVALPVFEHISEDRITDELRKANLPEDGRLTLYDGRTGKAFDRPIVVGRGYIMKLIHMVEDKTHARSTGPYSLITQQPLGGKAQMGGQRLGEMEVWALEAYGAAYTLQEMLTIKSDDIVGRAKAFEAIIKGTEIPQALIPESFKVLVKELNSLSLNVQTIGAKTLEAEVSPKEEEVSKEAAELARESGAEIIATEGGLTPEAASGMDLAEVEK, from the coding sequence GTGCAAAGAATCTCCTGGGGTAAACCAATTACTGCTAAGTTACCACCCTTGGACTTAGTAGAAGTCCAGAGGGAATCTTTTGCCAAATTTTTGGAAAAAGGCATCAGCGACGTTCTTGCAGAAGTTTCCCCGATCGACGATTTTACAGCTAAAAACTTTACACTCACATTCGGCAATTACAGCTTTGGTAAAGCAAAAAGAACCCCCGAAGAAGCAATCGAAAAAGGCGTAACATACGATCTCCCTATAAAAGTAGAAGCAACAGTTTTAAACAAACAAACCGGCCAAAAAATCAGTCAGGAAGTATTCTTGTGCGATTTGCCAATGATGCTCGAAAAAGGTTCCTTTATTGTAAACGGAATCGAAAGAGCAGTTGTTAACCAGTTGGTTCGCGCCCCAGGTGTCTATTACAGCGCGGAAATCGACCCTTCAACCGGAAAAATCCTTTACAGTTGCGAAATCCGTCCGCTTCTTGGTTCTTGGCTGGAATTTGCAATCACCAAAAACGACATTTTGACAGTTAAAATCGACCGCAGAAGAAAATTCCCGGTCACAACTTTTCTTCGAGCAATTGGATTTGGCACAAATGAACAAATCTGGGAGCTCTTTAATTTTGTCAAAGACGAAGAATTTCGAAACGTTTTGGAAAACACTTTTGCAAAAGATCCAACTGCGAATCAAGACGAAGCGCTCCTGGAAATTTATCGCAGAATGAGGCCAGGAGACCACGTAATCCTAGACAACGCTAAAGTTCTTTTGGAAAACATGTTTTTTAGCCCTCGCAGATATTCTCTTGGCAAAGTCGGTAGGTACAAGGTTGAAAAACGCTTGGCGCCGATTAAAAAGAAAATTGGCAAAGAAGAAAACCGAACTGGAGAAGAAGCGTACACCCTCTCTGCCGAAGATTTTGTCGCATCTATTGCCTACCTTTTTGAACTCGTCGCCAAAAGAGGCAAAGTCGACGATATCGACCATTTAGGAAACCGAAGAGTAAGAAGAGTAGGTGAACTCGTTTCTCAAAATGCTTTCAGGGTCGGAATTTTGAGGTTAGAAAGAGTAATTAGGGAAAGAATGAGCTTGACCCCAACAGATACAACCCCTACCCCATCATCATTAATTAACGCAAGACCGGTGATTTCTGCGGTCAACGAATTTTTCCGATCTTCCCAACTTTCGACAATTCTAGACCAGACCAACCCACTTTCCGAACTAGACAATTTAAGAAGACTTACAGTTATGGGCACTGGCGGAATTGCAAGAGAAAGAGCTGCGTTTTCGATTCGTGACATCAACCATTCTCAGTACTCCAGAATTTGTCCAATTCGTTCGCCCGAAGGTCCCAACATCGGTCTTGTTACCTACATGTCGCTTTACGCCAAAATTAACGAGTACGGATTTTTAGAAGCTCCTTACAGAAAAGTTGAAAAAGACCAAAACGGAAAAGGTAGAGTAACAGACGAAATCGTTTATCTGGCAGCAGACGACGAAGAAGATTACTACATTACACATGCACAGGTGCCACTAGACGGCAAAGGTTACTTTGTGGAAGACAGGTTGCCAGTAAGATACAAAGGGGAATTTACAACTGCCCCCCAAAACGTTGTCGATTACATAGACGTTATCCCCAGACAAATCACAGGTACATCAGCCGCCCTAATTCCATTTTTGGCTCATGACGAAGCAAACCGGGCACTCATGGGAACACACATGCAGTGCCAAGCAGTACCTCTTATCAGCCCTAATTCTCCCGTCGTCGGGACTGGAATGGAAGAAGTGGTTGGTAAAAATATGGGTAGAGTTTCTATCGCAGAAGGCGACGGTGAAGTAACTTACGCGGACAGCAAGAAAGTAGTTTACACAATTAAGGATGGAAATAACTCTCGCGAAATTACGATCCCCATTCAGAAATTCTTAAGATCTCCTCAAAGCACGTGTTATTCTCAAAAACCCATTGTAACCGTGGGTCAAAAAGTTAAGCGCGGCGATGTTTTGGTAGATGGTCCCGCGACCCAAAATGGAGAGCTAGCGCTTGGTCAAAACTTAACAATTGCCTACATGAGCTTCGACGGTCTGGGTTACGAGGATTCAATCGTCATTTCCGACAAGCTTTTCAAAGAAGACGTTTTGACTTCAATTCACATTGAAGAGTATGAAACTTCCGTTGTCGAAACAAAGCTTGGTCCGGAAGAAACTACAAGAGACATCCCCAACGTTTCCGAAGAAGATCTTAGAAACTTAGACGAAAACGGAATTGTTGTAGTCGGAGCAGAAGTCGGCCAAAATGATATTTTAGTCGGCAAAATTGCTCCAAAAGGCGAAACAGAATTAACAGCAGAAGAAAGACTACTTCGTGCGATCTTTGGAGAAAAGGCAAGGGAAGTAAGAGACACGTCTCTTCGCATGTCTCACGGAGAAAAAGGAACAGTAATAGACGTTAAGATTCTGTCGCGCGAAAAAGGCGACGAGTTGGAACACGGCGCAATTTCCAAAATATACGTAAAAGTTGCCCAAATGCGAAAAGTAGTAGTCGGTGACAAATTAGCGGGACGCCACGGAAACAAAGGTGTTATTTCGAAAATCGTTGCCGCTCAAGATATGCCATACCTTTCAGATGGCACCCCAGTTGATATCATCATCAGTCCGCTTTCTGTTCTTTCGCGTATGAACTTGGGCCAGCTTCTGGAAGCTCATCTTGGTCTTGCCGTAGATAAACTAAACTATAAAGTTGCTCTTCCAGTTTTCGAACACATTTCGGAAGATCGAATTACCGATGAGCTCCGAAAAGCAAACCTTCCTGAAGACGGCAGGCTCACACTTTACGATGGCCGAACCGGTAAAGCCTTCGATCGCCCAATCGTTGTTGGTCGCGGCTATATTATGAAATTAATTCACATGGTCGAAGACAAAACTCACGCAAGAAGCACAGGCCCGTACTCTCTAATTACCCAACAGCCTTTGGGTGGAAAAGCTCAAATGGGTGGTCAGAGACTTGGAGAAATGGAAGTCTGGGCGCTCGAAGCGTATGGAGCTGCTTACACCCTGCAAGAAATGTTAACGATTAAATCCGACGACATTGTAGGACGCGCAAAAGCGTTTGAAGCTATCATCAAAGGAACCGAAATTCCACAAGCCCTTATTCCGGAATCATTTAAGGTTTTGGTTAAAGAATTAAACAGTCTTTCCTTAAACGTCCAGACAATTGGCGCAAAAACCTTAGAAGCGGAAGTTTCGCCTAAAGAGGAAGAGGTCTCAAAAGAAGCAGCCGAACTTGCTCGAGAATCAGGAGCAGAAATTATTGCAACAGAAGGCGGCCTTACGCCTGAAGCTGCAAGCGGCATGGACCTTGCAGAAGTAGAGAAGTGA